Proteins co-encoded in one Flavivirga eckloniae genomic window:
- a CDS encoding LOG family protein: MRKEQHHKGWNEIKTNDSWAIFKIMGEFVNGFEKMSKIGPCVSIFGSARTKPEDRYYKLAEQVARKIVEAGYGVITGGGPGIMEAGNKGAHLGGGTSVGLNIDLPFEQHDNPYIDHDKSLDFDYFFVRKVMFVKYSQGFVVMPGGFGTLDELFEAMTLIQTHKIGKFPIILVGTDFWEGLMDWVKKTLLNSFSNISAKDLDLIHLVDTEDEVIAILDSFYKESGLSPNF, translated from the coding sequence ATGAGAAAAGAACAACACCATAAAGGATGGAATGAAATAAAAACAAACGATTCTTGGGCTATTTTTAAAATAATGGGCGAGTTTGTTAATGGTTTTGAAAAAATGAGTAAAATAGGGCCCTGTGTTTCTATTTTCGGATCGGCAAGAACAAAACCAGAAGACAGATACTATAAGTTGGCAGAACAAGTAGCTAGAAAAATTGTAGAAGCAGGATATGGTGTTATTACAGGAGGTGGTCCCGGAATTATGGAAGCCGGTAATAAAGGGGCGCACTTAGGTGGCGGTACCTCGGTTGGTTTAAACATTGATTTACCTTTCGAACAACACGATAACCCATATATAGACCACGACAAAAGTTTAGATTTCGATTATTTCTTCGTACGCAAAGTAATGTTTGTTAAGTATTCACAGGGATTTGTAGTTATGCCCGGTGGTTTTGGTACTTTAGATGAATTGTTTGAAGCCATGACGCTTATACAAACACACAAAATAGGAAAGTTCCCAATCATATTGGTAGGAACCGATTTTTGGGAAGGCTTGATGGACTGGGTTAAAAAAACACTATTAAACTCGTTTTCGAATATAAGTGCCAAAGACTTAGACTTAATTCACTTAGTAGACACCGAAGACGAAGTCATAGCCATTCTGGACTCATTCTATAAAGAATCAGGTTTAAGCCCTAACTTCTAA
- a CDS encoding gluzincin family metallopeptidase — MEKKQIKISQTIQYHNTTQDELQTIYLNDWNNSYSTKKTALAVRLADEYKTVFHLAKSRDRGFSTITSIKQNGDDLTYEQLKDQIDVIKVVLKTPLKPNDSYKIDLEYIVQIPNSKFTSYGVTASGDFNLRYWYITPAVYNGEWQYYSNKNLDDLFIPKSDITLEIEHPNSYVLTSELDLINKTQLPNKQIVKLKGKDRNSNKLFLSKGSNFNTIQTNDFSIVTNISDEGLEVIEKVLITERVTNYIFKHFGKYPHKRLLLSEIDNAKDPVYGVNFLPKFIKTYPNHFQYELKLLKNTLHNYLENTLLVNPRKEQWLLDGMQIYYLMKYVEEYYPNMKFLGALADIWGIRSFHASDMKFNGKYTLAAMSAARTNRDQPLTMQKDSLLKFNTNIANKYKAGIGLKYLDDFINAQILENTLTTFLSDKKLKQTSTKEFESYLKSKTEKNIDWFFEDYLATRKKIDFKIKEVTKTEDSITLTIKNLQNNKMPISLYTLNNDSIISKTWIENILKSKTLTIPRNNANKLVLNYERYVPEVNIRNNWKSLKGFFFNNKPLQFRLFKDIEDPHFNQVFLMPLVEFNNIYDGFTLGVRAYNKTVLRKLFNYKIEPSYAFKSRSLTGSASLSKTHYFDNDLFAINYGIVGSYTSYAEDLFVRQIKPSITFYFRKNNDLRSNQRKRLKLRYLDIKRDEDVRNISSSFRPNYKLFNIRYLNSNDNLINFNKWYVDFQVEEKFSKIAFNYEYRRLFESNRQLNLRFFAGAFLKNKTDAGSDYFSFALDRPNDYLFDYPYLGRSEDSGIFSQQYIDAEGGFKSKLETPFANQWITTLNLNTTLWKYILAYGDIGVLKSKLDKPHFVYDSGIRVNLVTDYFEIYFPVYSNLGWEIAQRSYDEKIRFKFTVDPQILFGLFRRRWY, encoded by the coding sequence ATGGAGAAAAAGCAAATAAAGATCTCTCAAACCATTCAATATCATAATACTACACAAGACGAATTACAAACCATTTACCTTAACGATTGGAACAATAGTTATTCAACAAAAAAAACAGCGCTGGCCGTACGACTAGCCGACGAATACAAAACCGTTTTTCATCTGGCAAAAAGTAGAGATAGAGGTTTTTCCACCATCACTTCCATTAAACAAAATGGAGATGACTTAACATACGAACAACTAAAGGATCAAATAGATGTCATAAAGGTTGTATTAAAAACACCTCTAAAACCTAACGACTCCTATAAAATAGATTTAGAATACATTGTACAAATTCCAAATTCCAAATTTACGAGCTATGGTGTTACAGCCTCTGGGGATTTTAACTTAAGATATTGGTATATAACACCCGCAGTTTATAATGGCGAATGGCAATATTACAGTAATAAAAACCTAGATGATTTATTCATCCCAAAATCGGATATCACTTTAGAAATCGAACATCCGAATAGTTATGTTTTAACTTCAGAATTAGATTTAATTAACAAAACACAATTACCTAACAAGCAAATAGTTAAATTAAAAGGAAAAGACAGAAATAGCAATAAGTTATTTTTAAGCAAAGGATCTAATTTCAATACCATACAAACCAACGATTTTTCTATCGTTACAAACATAAGCGACGAAGGTTTAGAGGTTATAGAGAAAGTTTTAATTACAGAAAGAGTTACAAATTATATTTTTAAACACTTCGGAAAATATCCGCACAAAAGGCTTTTATTATCAGAAATCGACAATGCAAAAGATCCGGTTTATGGAGTAAACTTTTTACCGAAATTTATAAAAACCTATCCCAATCACTTTCAATACGAACTCAAACTATTAAAAAACACACTACATAATTACCTAGAAAATACACTTTTGGTAAACCCAAGAAAAGAACAATGGTTGTTAGATGGTATGCAGATTTACTATTTAATGAAGTATGTTGAAGAATACTACCCAAACATGAAGTTTCTAGGAGCTTTAGCCGATATCTGGGGTATTAGGTCTTTTCATGCTTCAGACATGAAATTTAATGGCAAATATACCTTGGCTGCCATGTCTGCCGCGCGAACTAATAGAGACCAGCCGCTCACCATGCAAAAAGACTCTTTGCTAAAGTTTAATACCAATATTGCCAATAAGTACAAAGCCGGTATAGGGCTTAAGTATTTAGACGATTTCATAAATGCTCAAATATTAGAAAACACCTTAACCACGTTTTTATCAGATAAAAAACTAAAACAAACATCCACTAAAGAGTTTGAATCCTATCTAAAATCTAAAACCGAAAAGAACATAGATTGGTTTTTTGAAGACTACCTGGCCACCAGAAAAAAAATAGATTTTAAAATAAAGGAAGTCACTAAAACAGAAGACTCCATAACACTAACCATAAAGAATTTGCAAAATAATAAAATGCCTATTTCTTTATACACGTTAAACAATGATAGTATCATTTCTAAAACATGGATAGAAAACATTTTAAAAAGTAAAACCCTTACCATACCAAGAAATAATGCTAATAAACTCGTATTAAATTACGAAAGATACGTTCCGGAAGTCAACATACGAAACAACTGGAAATCGCTAAAAGGCTTCTTTTTTAACAACAAACCTTTACAGTTTAGACTTTTTAAGGATATTGAAGATCCGCACTTCAATCAAGTATTCCTTATGCCTCTTGTAGAGTTTAACAACATTTACGATGGCTTCACTTTAGGCGTGCGTGCCTACAATAAAACCGTATTAAGAAAGCTTTTCAATTATAAAATAGAACCATCCTATGCCTTTAAATCCAGATCACTAACAGGATCGGCATCATTATCTAAAACACATTATTTTGACAACGACCTATTTGCAATTAACTACGGTATTGTTGGAAGTTATACATCCTATGCCGAAGATTTGTTCGTTAGACAAATAAAACCCTCTATAACATTCTACTTTAGAAAAAATAATGATTTACGCTCCAATCAAAGAAAACGATTAAAGTTAAGATATTTAGATATTAAAAGAGATGAAGACGTACGTAACATCTCCTCTAGCTTTAGACCAAACTATAAGCTTTTCAACATTCGTTATCTTAACTCAAACGACAATTTAATTAACTTTAATAAATGGTACGTCGACTTTCAAGTAGAAGAAAAATTCAGTAAAATAGCCTTTAATTACGAGTACAGGCGCCTATTTGAAAGTAACAGACAATTAAATTTACGCTTCTTCGCCGGAGCTTTCTTAAAAAATAAAACAGATGCAGGCTCAGATTATTTCAGTTTTGCTTTAGACCGTCCAAATGACTATCTATTCGACTATCCCTATTTAGGACGTTCTGAAGACTCAGGTATTTTTAGTCAACAATATATTGATGCCGAAGGCGGATTTAAATCCAAACTGGAAACTCCTTTTGCAAACCAATGGATCACAACCCTTAACCTAAATACCACGCTTTGGAAATATATACTAGCATACGGCGATATAGGCGTACTAAAAAGCAAACTAGACAAACCGCATTTTGTATACGATTCTGGTATACGAGTTAATCTGGTTACAGATTACTTTGAGATCTATTTCCCTGTGTATTCGAACCTTGGCTGGGAGATAGCACAAAGAAGTTATGACGAAAAAATCAGATTTAAGTTTACCGTAGATCCACAAATACTTTTTGGCCTATTTAGAAGAAGATGGTATTGA